A genomic region of Choristoneura fumiferana chromosome 17, NRCan_CFum_1, whole genome shotgun sequence contains the following coding sequences:
- the LOC141437130 gene encoding brachyurin-like: MPSAFEIVFYALLTLSPVAARQIRPRVVGGVPDDGQEFPFAVMIQRAKPPMFRTCSGSLITPNWVLTAAHCIPDPPVSDSREVRIKYGDTTIPANETKFFAKIIKTVEHPGYTEVLKPKLLVNNDIGLLKIERVSNTPLAKLSAIDYVGFMGLPVKYAGFGMTKLLPLGKIMPSIDELVEDFDPMLRVGESVVISCKQNGGVFVGNPNICIAPRCGPHQQPYFGDSGGPLVYNGRIIGVACGSDFDAFKYRIPILAYTAVSPFLDWIYDTINSD, encoded by the coding sequence ATGCCATCCGCATTTGAAATCGTGTTCTACGCGCTTTTGACACTGTCGCCAGTAGCGGCGCGGCAGATACGACCGAGGGTCGTGGGAGGAGTGCCGGATGATGGACAGGAATTCCCATTCGCCGTTATGATTCAGAGGGCAAAACCTCCAATGTTCCGGACCTGCTCCGGCAGTCTCATCACCCCAAACTGGGTACTCACCGCAGCCCACTGCATCCCCGATCCCCCGGTGAGCGATTCCAGGGAAGTTAGAATTAAATACGGCGATACAACGATACCAGCGAACGAAACAAAATTCTTtgcaaaaataatcaaaactgtGGAACATCCAGGTTACACAGAGGTTCTTAAACCtaaattattagtaaataaCGACATCGGATTGTTGAAAATTGAAAGAGTTTCAAACACGCCTCTTGCGAAACTATCAGCCATTGACTATGTTGGTTTCATGGGGCTGCCAGTCAAATACGCTGGTTTCGGAATGACGAAATTACTACCCCTAGGTAAGATTATGCCTAGTATTGATGAACTGGTTGAAGACTTCGACCCAATGCTTCGTGTTGGCGAGTCTGTGGTGATCTCCTGCAAACAAAACGGCGGTGTATTTGTTGGGAACCCGAACATCTGCATTGCGCCTCGCTGTGGTCCACACCAGCAGCCCTATTTCGGAGATTCAGGCGGCCCGTTGGTGTACAATGGACGCATCATCGGCGTGGCTTGCGGCTCTGACTTTGATGCTTTTAAATATCGAATACCTATTTTAGCTTATACGGCTGTTAGTCCTTTTCTTGATTGGATATACGACACAATTAattctgattaa